The nucleotide window GGCAGGGGCGACAGACGGCGCTGGAGACACGCGCGAGGTCGACATGGCGCCGCCGCGTGAGGTCCACTCGCTTGTCCATGGTCACCGATCCGCTGGGAGGAGGTGGAGCTTGTCCGGCCGGGTCCGGGCCCACCCGACCAGCGGGGAACCCGTACCACCGGGGAACGCGGTCCGCGCGGCCCTCGTGGCCGCCGACTGTCCGTTCCTGTCTGGGAGCGTACCGGCAGTCGGGGCACGGGTGGGAGTCGGTATCGGCGAACCGTTGATAGGGTTTCCCTCTCACCTTTCCCTCCGGCTGCGGCTGTTGACGCTTCC belongs to Streptomyces sp. NBC_00102 and includes:
- a CDS encoding putative leader peptide — protein: MDKRVDLTRRRHVDLARVSSAVCRPCHGCRPGHGR